TCCGCCTAGCCCAAATTGCTCCAGCCATCAAAAAAGTTATCAAAAGATATATACCGATATATATCAATATACATAGATATATGCCGATATTTAAGCGATATTGTATCGGTAGCGCGCGCTCGGCCTCTTGCTATCGGTGCGCGCGGTCGTACACTTGCACGCTCGCCGGCTCGGTCCTGCGAATAAAGTCGGCCATGCCGGGCACAGTAAAAGCGAGCTTGCCGTACTCGGGCGAGTAAATAAGCCCCAGCTGAATGAGTTGTTGGCGGATGGCCGTTAGACCGGAGGCTTTTTTACCAAGCAAATTCGCTATGTCGGAGGACTTGCAAGCGTCTTCGCCAGTCGAAGCCATAGCGGTCATAAATTTTCGTCCTAGTTGCGTGGCGCGCTGCCAGCGGGAGGTGTACAGGCCGCTGTCTAGCTCCCGGATGGCTACAGATTCGCCGCGCTCGACTGCCTCTTCCGTGATGGGGGAGGAGTCTGCTTCGTTCCAGGCCGCTTCCCCGTAAGCCTGGATGAAATATGGGTAGCCTTGGGAGTCTGCCACCAGACGGTCCAGGGCGGCGTCGGTAAACGATTTCCCAACAGATTTTGCGGGCTCTTGAAAACCAGCCGCAGTGTCGTAGCGTGAGAGCCTGCCCACTTCGCGGTAGGTGAAAAGTCGTTCGGCGTAGGAGTGACATTTTGACAGGATTCCAGGCAGGTCGGGCAGGCCAGCTCCCACGATGTAAAAGGGCAGATTGAGCGAATTTGCCTCCTGCTGCAAGCTGATGAGGGCCCCCATAAGGCGGGCTGACATCTCTTGGAATTCGTCAACGAATAGGATGAGTCCTGATTTTGCTTCCTGTGCCGTTCGAGCAACTGCTTCTAGCGTCTGTTCCAGTTGGTATATCCGCTGATTAGCGCTTTGGTTGGCGCTTTGTGAGTCTTCCTGGTCAAAGCTGACCGAGGCCCCCAAACCGAAGGCTTTGACTGAAACTGTGGTAATGTGCTCTAGGGTTTTCTCAAGCTGTTCCAGTAAGTGATTGTTGGTGATGTGCGCAGCTGCCTTGTGGATTTCCTCGGAGAGTTTCAGGCAGTCGTGCTCTTCTTCATCTGTAGCCTCTATAAATATTGCCAAAAGGTCCTGCTCCTGGGCCATAGTATAGAACTTTCGCAAGAGGACAGTTTTCCCAACGCCCCGCAAGCCGCTGTACACTACGGCTTGATTGGATAGGCCCAGGGTTGTGCGCGTGATAAGGCGATCCATGAGTTCTATTTCATGATCGCGCCCGATGAGCGCCCGTGGTGGTCGGCCGGCACCGGGAGTAAAGGGGTTGAGGATGCGTAGAGAACCGCCTGATTTGCCTGTTTCCATAAACTACGCCTCCGAGGGGTGAGTGTCCAATGCTGTATACAGTTTATTAAAAGTTATTCATAGATATATATGGTTATATATAGATATATCATAATATATAGAGATATATATGATTATATGTGGATATATAGGGATATTTGTGTTTGTGAGGGAATTTGCTTTGGGGCGTGGGAATGTGAGCTAAAATCCATGTTCTTTTGGTAATAATAGGTCCATCTTTCAGCTTTATGTGTATATACTGGGGTTAGTGTCTTCGCACCAGTTGTGGGTGTGAAGCGGCTGTTGCTTGTAGATCGGCGGGAACTGCAGGCGGCGGCTGAGGGCGTAGCGTGCCCAATTGGAAACTCTTTCCCGTCATGTGTCGGAAAGAGGAATGTTGAACGTTCTACTACCTTCGGGGGGTGGTAGTCGGCCTTCGAGGTTCTCACATAACCGCAGGCGTCATGTCTGGTGGTTATGCCTGGTAACCTGCGGCGTTGCCGCCACCTTGGCTCTGACTCTCCTCGCAACAGGAAATGCGCGCGGCATCCAGCCGTCCCCATCCCCATCTTCATCGTTAACGCCCGCGCCGTCATCGTCGCCCGCGCCTGCCTCGTCTCCTTCACCGCAGGCCAGTCAGCCCGCTCCTTCCCCAGCTCCCACTCCGACTCCAAGCGCTACTCCTTCCGAGCAGCCCCAGCCCAGCAAGCAGCCCCTAGCAGCCAACCCGCAGACCGACTGGACCTGGGATTACGACAAGACCTCCTGCACCGCCAGCCTAAAATCGAAGAATGCTGTGTTTGCGGCCGGGTCAGATGTGGTAATTCCAGGTACAGTGACGGATCCGACCGACACAGTATCTTGCTCTAACGGATACACTGTTACAGCTATAGAGAGAGAATCTATGGCGTATCTGGGTAAAGACAAGAGCGGTAACCCTACTCCGCTCGCCTCCGTTGTTATTCCCGATTCCGTCAAAACTATTGACGACATCGCTTTTGCCTACAGCAACATTGTCTCCATACACCTTCCTAAGCAGGTGGAGACTATCGGCGACAGCGCTTTCATCGGTAATCATTTTCTTACAACGATTAACCTGTCTGAGGCCACGTCTTTGAAGTATATTGGTGACAGTGCTTTCGCTGACAACACTGCTCTCCCCAATGTTGATTTGTCCCAGTCTACATCGTTGGACTATGTCGGTAGCTCCGCTTTTCCTCCTAATCTCGATGTAATTTTGCCTCCTATGCCTGTTGGTACCGTAGCAGACTGGAAATGGTCAATTAACGCAGATGGGCAGACTGTCTCTCTTGTTGGGACAAATACATGGTTTCAACCTGGAGCTCATGTAAAGATCCCTGACAGAGTAACGGTCACAGACGGCAAGGGTAAAACTTGCACGCATTGCACAGTTACAGCTATTGCTGGCGCGGGCATGCAGTGGCAGCCGTTAAACCAAGATTCGCTGCCTTTGGAGAGCTTAACCATACCTGATACGGTGACAAGCATTGCTGCTGATGCCTTTTATCACAGTCAAATTCGTACGATTCACATGCCAAGCAGCATACAGACGATAGGGGAGCAGGCTTTCGCTGAGAACAAGGCTTTGACTGCTGTCGATTTCTCTAGTGCGTCTGGGCTGCAATCTATTGGTGATTCTGCGTTTGCTTATGATGACGTCCTGGCTCAATTGCTGCTGTCTGATTCAGATGCTTTAACAACGATTGGTGTTTCTGCTTTTGCGGGTGCTAAGGGCCTTACAGTTCTAGACCTGTCAAGCGCAGTGAAACTACAGTCTATTGGGGCTTCTGCATTTGCTTACAACGATAAATTAGCGACGGTGAAGTTGCCGCTTAATACGGAAAACAGTTCATTCATTACCATTGGCGATAACGCTTTCATTGCCGATGCTATACAGAGCCTGACTATCCCCAGCAGCCTGCAAACGATTGGTGCGAGTGCTTTTGAGTTCAATACCAAGCTGACTTCAGTTGATTTTTCTGCTGCTACTGGCTTGAAGACGATTGGGGCTTCGGCTTTCCACAAGTGTAATTTGACGCAGCTCGATCTGTCGAAGTCCAGGCAATTGGACTCTATTGGCAATTACGCTTTTAAGGCGAACACTGCTCTGGCGAAG
This window of the Bombiscardovia nodaiensis genome carries:
- a CDS encoding ATPase; this translates as METGKSGGSLRILNPFTPGAGRPPRALIGRDHEIELMDRLITRTTLGLSNQAVVYSGLRGVGKTVLLRKFYTMAQEQDLLAIFIEATDEEEHDCLKLSEEIHKAAAHITNNHLLEQLEKTLEHITTVSVKAFGLGASVSFDQEDSQSANQSANQRIYQLEQTLEAVARTAQEAKSGLILFVDEFQEMSARLMGALISLQQEANSLNLPFYIVGAGLPDLPGILSKCHSYAERLFTYREVGRLSRYDTAAGFQEPAKSVGKSFTDAALDRLVADSQGYPYFIQAYGEAAWNEADSSPITEEAVERGESVAIRELDSGLYTSRWQRATQLGRKFMTAMASTGEDACKSSDIANLLGKKASGLTAIRQQLIQLGLIYSPEYGKLAFTVPGMADFIRRTEPASVQVYDRAHR